Proteins co-encoded in one Paracrocinitomix mangrovi genomic window:
- the argS gene encoding arginine--tRNA ligase: MSLEQILMPEVEKCLAQLYDQKIDNNQIQLQKTRTEFVGDITLVVFPFLRISKKGPEQTAEEIGALLIDQIELIKGYNVVKGFLNLEIANSYWLTQLNGIEANQKFGVDATSSDTVLVEFSSPNTNKPLHLGHLRNIFLGDSVSSVLQANGKKVVRTQIINDRGIHICKSMYAWKNFGNTETPESAGMKGDKLVGKYYVEFDKAMREQAKALLEEWNKGNFGDVDEKTIETFKSLKEKEADGKIKELINNQTPIMAEVKEMLLKWEQKDPEVYQLWEKMNGWVYNGFDQTYKTMGVGFDHLYYESDTFITGKELVEEGLAKGIFYKREDGSVWVDLTDEGLDEKLLLRSDGTAVYMTQDIGTAYQRFKDYPSMTGMVYTVGNEQDYHFKVLFLILQKLGFEWAKNCFHLSYGMVELRNNEGEVGKMKSREGTVVDADDLMAEVIDSAKEMTQERGQLEGMSNEEKEDLYRIIGLGGLKYYLLKVDPKKNMAFNPEESVDLNGNTGPFIQYAHARISSLLRKAGTLNGVETSTEMVDAEREIIKYLTAYPDTVKQAGDEHSPALLANYTYDLVKMYNSFYQSVSIFKEEDEKKVNLRLTLSKNVGKVIQSSMAMLGIEVPERM, encoded by the coding sequence ATGAGTCTTGAACAAATATTAATGCCTGAGGTTGAAAAATGCCTTGCGCAATTGTACGATCAAAAAATTGACAACAATCAAATTCAACTTCAAAAAACAAGGACTGAATTTGTTGGAGACATCACACTAGTAGTATTTCCGTTTTTAAGGATATCAAAAAAAGGCCCTGAGCAAACTGCAGAGGAAATTGGTGCCCTTTTGATTGATCAAATAGAACTAATAAAAGGTTACAATGTAGTTAAGGGATTTCTAAACCTGGAAATTGCTAATTCATATTGGTTAACACAATTGAATGGAATTGAAGCTAACCAAAAATTTGGAGTAGACGCAACTAGTAGTGACACAGTGTTAGTAGAGTTTAGCTCACCAAATACTAACAAACCACTGCATTTGGGGCATTTGAGAAATATTTTCTTAGGAGATTCTGTATCTTCTGTATTGCAGGCAAATGGCAAGAAAGTAGTTCGAACTCAGATAATAAATGACAGAGGAATTCATATTTGTAAAAGTATGTATGCCTGGAAGAATTTTGGAAATACTGAAACGCCTGAATCAGCAGGAATGAAAGGTGATAAATTGGTGGGTAAATATTACGTTGAGTTTGATAAAGCAATGCGTGAGCAGGCCAAAGCATTGTTGGAAGAGTGGAATAAAGGAAACTTTGGAGATGTAGATGAAAAAACAATTGAAACATTCAAATCACTAAAAGAAAAAGAGGCAGATGGTAAAATCAAAGAATTGATTAATAACCAGACACCAATAATGGCTGAGGTGAAAGAAATGTTGCTAAAATGGGAACAAAAAGATCCAGAAGTTTATCAGTTATGGGAAAAGATGAACGGCTGGGTTTACAATGGTTTTGACCAAACATACAAAACAATGGGCGTAGGTTTTGACCATTTATATTATGAGTCAGACACTTTTATAACTGGAAAAGAACTGGTAGAAGAAGGCCTGGCTAAAGGGATTTTTTATAAGCGAGAAGATGGTTCTGTTTGGGTTGATTTAACTGATGAAGGATTAGATGAAAAATTATTACTGCGTTCAGATGGAACTGCCGTTTACATGACCCAGGATATTGGAACAGCTTATCAAAGATTTAAAGATTATCCATCAATGACAGGTATGGTATATACTGTGGGTAATGAGCAAGATTATCACTTTAAGGTCTTGTTTTTAATTCTTCAAAAATTGGGATTTGAGTGGGCCAAAAACTGTTTTCACTTGTCTTACGGAATGGTAGAATTACGTAACAATGAAGGTGAAGTAGGGAAGATGAAATCAAGAGAGGGAACTGTTGTTGATGCAGATGATTTGATGGCTGAAGTAATTGATTCTGCTAAAGAAATGACTCAAGAACGTGGTCAGTTGGAAGGAATGAGCAATGAAGAAAAAGAAGATTTGTATCGCATAATTGGCTTGGGAGGATTAAAATATTATCTCTTAAAGGTTGATCCTAAAAAGAACATGGCATTTAACCCTGAAGAATCTGTTGATTTAAATGGAAATACCGGACCATTTATTCAGTATGCGCATGCACGTATTTCTTCTTTGTTAAGAAAAGCAGGCACATTAAATGGAGTGGAAACTTCAACTGAAATGGTTGATGCTGAACGAGAAATTATCAAATATTTGACAGCTTATCCAGATACTGTTAAACAAGCTGGAGATGAGCATTCACCTGCTTTGTTAGCTAATTATACTTATGATTTGGTGAAAATGTATAATTCATTTTATCAAAGTGTAAGTATCTTCAAAGAAGAGGACGAAAAAAAGGTCAACCTTAGATTGACCTTGAGTAAAAATGTCGGTAAAGTAATTCAGTCTTCAATGGCCATGTTAGGAATTGAAGTTCCTGAAAGGATGTAA
- a CDS encoding HPF/RaiA family ribosome-associated protein, producing MNIEIQFIHAVQNDTLESQVTTKLEALSKRYDWITNAAVFFKTEKHPNEENYVCEIRLSVPGPQIFASSNEVNFNKAINTTIQQISVQLEKQKAKMLAH from the coding sequence ATGAATATCGAAATTCAATTCATACATGCGGTTCAAAACGATACATTAGAATCGCAAGTGACAACTAAATTAGAAGCATTATCAAAAAGATATGATTGGATAACAAATGCTGCTGTATTCTTTAAAACGGAAAAGCATCCTAATGAAGAAAACTACGTTTGTGAAATCAGGTTATCTGTTCCTGGACCTCAGATTTTTGCTAGCTCAAATGAAGTAAATTTCAATAAAGCAATTAATACTACTATACAACAAATAAGTGTTCAGTTGGAAAAGCAAAAGGCAAAAATGTTGGCTCATTAG
- a CDS encoding Crp/Fnr family transcriptional regulator: MSNIVEELTKTFPEFSTELKSEIVKQGRLMHLKAGEVLMSIGGEFRTIPLITSGAIKVMREDEDGRELFLYYLRPGQTCAMSLNCFMLSKPSEVYAVAEEETTIIALKAENIGSWLEKFPDWRAFVIGTFQLRFHEMLSTIDGIAFRQLDARLLEFLKEKAAVMGTKTIITTHQDLADHLNSTREVISRLLKILEKKGEIELGRNKITLV, encoded by the coding sequence ATGAGCAATATTGTAGAGGAACTAACCAAGACATTTCCGGAGTTTTCAACGGAATTAAAAAGTGAAATTGTAAAGCAAGGGCGATTAATGCATCTCAAAGCAGGAGAGGTGTTAATGTCTATTGGTGGAGAATTTAGAACGATCCCTCTTATCACAAGTGGTGCTATTAAAGTGATGCGTGAAGATGAAGATGGTCGTGAGCTATTTCTTTACTATCTAAGACCCGGTCAAACATGTGCCATGTCACTTAATTGCTTTATGCTCTCAAAACCCAGTGAAGTTTATGCTGTAGCAGAAGAGGAAACAACTATAATAGCTTTAAAGGCAGAGAATATTGGTAGTTGGCTCGAGAAATTTCCTGATTGGAGAGCATTTGTTATTGGAACCTTTCAATTGAGGTTTCATGAAATGTTGAGCACGATTGATGGGATCGCTTTCAGACAACTTGATGCAAGACTTTTAGAATTTTTAAAAGAAAAAGCGGCAGTAATGGGCACTAAAACAATCATTACCACTCATCAAGATTTAGCCGATCACCTCAATTCAACTCGTGAAGTTATTTCCAGACTTTTAAAAATCCTTGAAAAGAAAGGTGAGATTGAACTTGGGCGCAATAAGATTACGCTTGTGTGA
- a CDS encoding DUF983 domain-containing protein has product MKKGTKLYSIFRNRCPRCHEGQFFESKNPYDLKNMTKMPEECPVCSQKYTPETGFYYGAMYVSYALGVAIWVTIWVATSVLFPNITTFQLLGAVLTALLLMFPVTFRAARLIWANIFIKYTGKEEYLKQKQSK; this is encoded by the coding sequence ATGAAGAAGGGAACAAAATTATACAGCATTTTCAGAAACAGATGTCCTAGATGTCACGAAGGTCAGTTTTTTGAATCTAAGAATCCTTACGATTTAAAAAATATGACTAAGATGCCTGAGGAATGTCCTGTATGTAGTCAAAAATATACACCTGAAACAGGTTTTTACTACGGCGCAATGTACGTAAGTTATGCGCTTGGAGTAGCAATTTGGGTGACTATTTGGGTAGCTACTTCTGTATTGTTTCCGAACATAACAACGTTTCAATTGCTAGGTGCAGTACTTACCGCATTATTGCTAATGTTTCCGGTTACGTTCAGAGCAGCTCGTTTAATTTGGGCCAATATCTTCATTAAATACACAGGTAAAGAAGAGTATTTAAAACAAAAACAAAGCAAATAA
- a CDS encoding rhodanese-like domain-containing protein, whose translation MGLLGSLLGRGSGAAAELLKDGAVIIDVRTPGEFQGGHVKGAKNIPLQEIQKRENEIMNIGKPVVFCCASGGRSGQATSYFKSKGLNCENGGGWMQVNGMV comes from the coding sequence ATGGGATTATTAGGAAGTTTATTAGGAAGAGGCTCTGGAGCCGCAGCAGAATTATTAAAAGATGGAGCTGTAATTATTGATGTAAGAACTCCAGGAGAGTTTCAAGGAGGACACGTAAAGGGAGCAAAAAATATTCCTTTACAGGAAATTCAAAAAAGAGAAAACGAAATTATGAATATTGGGAAACCGGTAGTGTTTTGTTGCGCTAGTGGTGGAAGAAGTGGACAAGCAACGTCTTACTTCAAAAGCAAAGGCTTGAACTGTGAGAACGGTGGCGGATGGATGCAAGTGAACGGAATGGTTTAA
- a CDS encoding type IX secretion system membrane protein PorP/SprF has protein sequence MKKFNLLLLAFVPFHLFCQDPLMISAGLQQPYVHNPASFGAFNKFSFNAAGSFQDQNVIIGYTTESTLNMEYGGVINTKNNTRIPFGIGLNGFYQNYYQRIAFNANIPFAYHLDFDDTKLSFGLAPGIHYLKMGQPWIGTGDPEIEKLFFDLSAGFMWSGENFYAGLSTTHFTGPEVPELPFSVIDRNIHAHGGYRFKIKEHSIYPVSSIAVSIRQRSRAQLMVYYMTPRDIFSVGLGYCTDRIYSGTVGIQLKGIRANYYLNYMPFFSGIYFFKHQVKLSYTLPFKDKSTGNSK, from the coding sequence ATGAAAAAGTTTAATCTTCTTCTATTAGCTTTTGTGCCTTTTCACCTGTTTTGTCAAGATCCTTTAATGATTTCTGCCGGACTTCAGCAACCGTATGTCCACAATCCTGCTTCGTTTGGAGCTTTTAATAAGTTCTCATTTAATGCAGCTGGAAGTTTCCAAGACCAAAATGTGATCATAGGTTATACAACCGAATCTACATTAAATATGGAGTATGGAGGCGTTATTAACACCAAGAATAATACGCGTATTCCATTTGGTATTGGTCTCAATGGCTTTTATCAAAATTATTACCAAAGAATTGCATTCAACGCTAATATTCCCTTTGCATATCATTTGGATTTTGATGACACTAAATTGTCTTTTGGATTGGCTCCCGGAATTCATTATTTAAAAATGGGACAACCCTGGATTGGAACAGGTGATCCCGAAATAGAAAAGTTGTTTTTTGATTTATCAGCAGGTTTTATGTGGTCTGGCGAGAATTTTTATGCGGGATTAAGTACTACTCATTTTACAGGTCCAGAAGTTCCTGAATTGCCATTTTCTGTGATTGATAGAAACATTCATGCTCATGGTGGATACCGATTCAAAATAAAGGAACACAGTATTTATCCGGTTTCCTCAATTGCCGTATCAATAAGACAAAGATCAAGAGCCCAATTGATGGTGTACTACATGACTCCAAGGGATATTTTTTCAGTAGGCTTGGGGTATTGTACAGATAGAATTTATTCGGGTACCGTAGGTATACAATTAAAAGGGATTCGGGCAAATTATTACTTGAATTACATGCCTTTCTTTTCGGGAATATACTTTTTTAAACACCAAGTAAAACTGAGCTATACTTTACCGTTTAAAGATAAATCAACGGGCAACAGCAAATAA
- the uvrB gene encoding excinuclease ABC subunit UvrB — MDFKIQADYKPTGDQPQAIEQIVQGFENGEQFQTLLGVTGSGKTFTMANVVEKLNRPTLVLSHNKTLAAQLYGEFKQFFPDNAVEYFVSYYDYYQPEAYLPVTDTFIEKDMSINDEIEKLRLSATSALLSGRRDVLIVASVSCIYGIGNPKEFEESIIHVTKGMNVSRNKFLLKLVENLYSRNDTAPERGNFRVKGDTIDVFLAYVDYALRIIFWGDEIEEIYTFDPINNSKIEDFTEINIFPANIFVTSQSTINSAIGEIELDLGKHLEFLRGEGKVLEAKRIEDRVNYDLEMIRELGYCSGIENYSRYFDGRPPGSRPFCLIDYFPDDFVLMIDESHVTIPQIRAMYGGDRSRKQNLVEFGFRLPAAMDNRPLKFEEFESVTGQTLYVSATPADYELEKSEGIYVEQIIRPTGLLDPIIEIRPSKNQIDDLIEEIHIRKEKDERVLVTTLTKRMAEELQKYLDKMSIPCRYIHSDVDTLERVEILRQLRLGEFDVLIGVNLLREGLDLPEVSLVAIIDADKEGFLRSERALVQTVGRAARNVNGRVIMYADKITDSMRKTIDETNRRRTIQEEYNKDHNITPQQIKKSRESILKQTKVADGDNVTAIYETETEMQMAADPVIEYMSKDQLEKAIKKSQKDMEAAAKELDFIEAARLRDEMFVLQKRLKSIEE, encoded by the coding sequence ATGGACTTTAAAATACAAGCAGATTATAAACCAACAGGAGATCAACCTCAGGCAATTGAGCAAATTGTTCAGGGATTTGAAAATGGCGAGCAATTTCAAACACTTTTAGGAGTAACGGGAAGTGGAAAAACATTCACCATGGCTAATGTGGTGGAAAAACTGAATCGCCCTACACTTGTTTTATCTCACAACAAAACATTAGCCGCACAGCTATATGGTGAGTTTAAACAGTTTTTTCCTGATAATGCTGTAGAATACTTTGTTTCGTATTATGACTACTATCAACCAGAGGCATATTTGCCTGTAACAGATACTTTCATTGAAAAGGACATGTCTATCAATGATGAAATTGAGAAGTTGCGCCTTTCAGCCACCTCTGCCCTACTTTCAGGAAGAAGAGATGTGTTAATTGTAGCTTCAGTTTCATGTATTTATGGTATCGGAAATCCCAAGGAATTTGAGGAGTCTATTATCCATGTTACCAAGGGAATGAACGTTTCCAGAAACAAGTTTTTACTGAAACTTGTAGAGAATCTATATTCAAGGAATGATACAGCACCTGAACGAGGAAATTTTAGGGTTAAAGGAGACACCATAGATGTATTTTTGGCTTATGTTGACTATGCATTGCGTATCATATTTTGGGGTGATGAAATTGAAGAAATCTACACTTTTGACCCTATTAACAACAGTAAAATAGAAGACTTTACAGAAATCAATATTTTCCCTGCAAACATTTTTGTTACCAGTCAATCAACCATAAATTCTGCCATTGGAGAAATTGAACTGGATCTTGGTAAGCACCTTGAATTTTTAAGGGGAGAAGGAAAAGTTTTGGAAGCTAAGAGAATTGAGGATCGTGTTAATTACGACTTAGAAATGATTCGTGAACTGGGTTATTGCTCAGGTATTGAGAACTATTCAAGATATTTTGACGGAAGGCCTCCAGGATCAAGACCTTTCTGTTTAATAGATTATTTTCCTGATGACTTTGTTTTGATGATAGATGAAAGTCACGTAACGATTCCACAAATTAGGGCCATGTATGGAGGAGATAGATCTAGAAAACAAAATCTTGTAGAGTTTGGATTTAGATTGCCTGCTGCCATGGACAACAGACCACTGAAATTTGAAGAATTTGAATCAGTTACAGGTCAAACGCTCTACGTTTCAGCAACTCCGGCTGATTATGAATTGGAAAAATCTGAAGGTATTTACGTTGAACAAATTATTCGTCCAACAGGTTTGTTAGATCCAATTATAGAAATACGCCCAAGTAAAAATCAAATTGATGATCTAATTGAAGAAATACACATTCGAAAAGAAAAGGATGAGCGTGTATTGGTGACTACTCTGACAAAGAGAATGGCCGAAGAACTTCAAAAATATCTTGACAAAATGTCTATTCCTTGTAGGTATATCCATTCGGATGTTGATACCCTGGAAAGAGTGGAAATATTGCGTCAATTGCGCTTGGGAGAATTTGATGTTTTGATTGGTGTTAACTTATTGCGAGAGGGATTGGATTTACCTGAAGTTTCTTTAGTAGCTATTATTGATGCAGATAAGGAAGGATTCTTAAGATCTGAAAGAGCCCTGGTTCAAACCGTAGGTAGAGCCGCAAGAAATGTTAACGGGCGAGTGATCATGTACGCAGACAAGATAACAGACTCAATGCGTAAAACCATTGACGAGACCAACAGAAGAAGAACGATTCAAGAGGAATACAATAAAGATCATAACATCACACCACAACAAATTAAGAAAAGTAGAGAGAGCATCCTTAAGCAAACAAAAGTGGCAGATGGTGATAATGTAACAGCCATTTACGAAACTGAAACAGAAATGCAAATGGCGGCAGATCCGGTGATTGAATACATGAGTAAGGATCAATTGGAAAAAGCCATCAAAAAATCACAAAAAGACATGGAAGCTGCCGCAAAAGAACTCGACTTTATTGAAGCAGCAAGATTAAGAGATGAAATGTTTGTATTGCAGAAAAGGTTAAAATCTATAGAAGAATAA
- a CDS encoding 4-hydroxy-3-methylbut-2-enyl diphosphate reductase, with product MKQFNIPHQYQSGFISQLKNIRQEADKLKKDLVPTILEFENVEIALARHFGFCFGVQNAVEKAYQILKKYPEKDIYLLSEIIHNPHVNTDLQKKGMRFIMDTYGNVKIPFDNLKKEDIVIIPAFGTTPELEQKLNEKGIQIEEYDTTCPFVERVWNKGEKLAKDGYTIIVHGKPTHEETRATFKRIERYGPAMIIYNLEEAKLLGLLIKQEIQKEEFEVKVKPIKSAGFNYTKDLQKIAVVNQTTMLAEETQQISDYLREEMVMKYGVEQVDKHFGSTRDTLCYATNENQSATITMAQTKPDIAFVIGGYNSSNTTKLVKILNNFCPTYFIEDADKLLNEKEIKHFNIETSKEVVDSIDLGKKNIRIGITTGASCPDVLVEELIQKILLFKKQNQLLDSAVNKVAAKYNGL from the coding sequence ATGAAGCAATTCAACATTCCACATCAATATCAATCAGGTTTTATTTCTCAATTGAAGAATATCCGTCAAGAAGCAGATAAGCTTAAGAAAGACTTGGTACCTACAATATTGGAATTTGAAAATGTTGAAATTGCATTAGCAAGGCATTTTGGATTTTGTTTTGGTGTTCAAAATGCAGTTGAAAAAGCATATCAAATACTCAAAAAATATCCTGAAAAGGACATTTATCTCTTAAGCGAAATAATTCATAATCCGCATGTAAATACAGATTTACAGAAAAAGGGAATGCGTTTTATAATGGACACCTACGGAAATGTGAAAATACCTTTTGATAATTTAAAAAAAGAGGACATTGTCATTATTCCCGCCTTTGGTACAACTCCCGAATTGGAACAAAAACTGAATGAAAAGGGAATTCAAATAGAAGAATATGACACAACTTGTCCTTTTGTTGAAAGAGTATGGAACAAAGGTGAAAAATTAGCAAAAGACGGATATACCATTATCGTTCACGGTAAACCAACTCATGAGGAAACTAGAGCTACCTTTAAAAGGATAGAAAGATATGGACCAGCAATGATTATATATAATCTGGAGGAGGCTAAGTTGCTAGGACTTTTGATTAAGCAAGAAATTCAAAAAGAAGAATTTGAAGTAAAAGTTAAGCCTATTAAATCAGCCGGATTTAATTATACCAAAGATCTTCAAAAAATTGCCGTTGTGAACCAAACTACCATGCTTGCAGAAGAAACTCAGCAAATTTCAGACTACCTAAGGGAGGAAATGGTGATGAAATATGGAGTAGAACAAGTAGATAAGCACTTTGGAAGCACTAGAGATACTCTTTGTTATGCAACCAATGAAAATCAATCTGCAACAATAACTATGGCTCAAACTAAACCAGATATAGCTTTTGTAATTGGTGGATACAACAGCTCAAACACAACTAAACTGGTTAAAATTTTGAATAATTTTTGTCCTACTTATTTCATTGAAGATGCTGACAAACTATTAAACGAAAAGGAAATAAAGCATTTTAATATAGAAACGTCTAAAGAGGTAGTTGATTCAATTGATTTGGGCAAGAAAAACATTAGAATTGGAATAACTACAGGTGCTTCATGTCCTGATGTTCTGGTGGAAGAATTGATTCAAAAAATACTATTATTTAAAAAACAAAACCAACTGTTAGACAGTGCAGTTAACAAAGTAGCAGCAAAATACAATGGACTTTAA
- a CDS encoding M20 metallopeptidase family protein — MIQLIQQQSKQILDEVIAIRRHIHQHPELSFHEYETSKFVASKLSDWGIDFKSGIVETGIVALIKPESPSNKCIGLRADLDALPIKEENDVAYKSCNEGIMHACGHDVHTAILLGTAKILQENRDKLHCSVKLIFQPGEEKLPGGASLMIKEGVLQNPKVDEIYALHVFPELEAGKIGLKEGMYMASTDEIYITVHGKGGHGAMPHQNIDPILISAHLLTSLQQIVSRNCPPQIPCVLSFGRIEGLGATNVIPDKVDLQGTFRTMDESWRDKAHTLIKNHSIQLVEAMGGKVDVEIRRGYPFLENNPELTKKARQKATEVLGSENVTDLPLRLTAEDFAYFSQEIPATFIRIGVRNESKGIIHPVHNAKFDIDETAMQTGIQTLLAQILL, encoded by the coding sequence ATGATACAACTCATTCAACAACAATCGAAACAGATACTTGATGAGGTAATAGCCATCAGAAGGCATATTCATCAACATCCTGAATTGTCGTTTCATGAATATGAGACCTCAAAGTTTGTTGCTTCAAAATTGAGTGATTGGGGTATTGATTTTAAAAGTGGAATTGTTGAAACAGGTATTGTAGCACTCATTAAACCAGAGTCCCCTTCTAATAAGTGCATTGGCTTACGAGCAGATTTAGATGCCTTACCTATCAAAGAAGAAAATGATGTTGCGTATAAATCATGCAATGAAGGAATTATGCACGCCTGCGGTCATGATGTTCACACGGCAATATTGTTGGGAACAGCCAAAATTTTACAAGAAAATAGAGACAAGCTTCATTGCTCAGTTAAATTGATATTTCAACCCGGAGAAGAAAAATTACCTGGAGGTGCTAGTTTAATGATCAAAGAGGGTGTTTTGCAGAACCCTAAAGTAGATGAAATTTACGCCCTACATGTTTTCCCTGAGCTAGAAGCCGGTAAAATTGGACTAAAAGAAGGTATGTACATGGCGTCCACAGATGAAATTTACATTACTGTTCATGGGAAAGGTGGTCATGGAGCCATGCCACATCAAAATATTGATCCTATTTTAATTAGTGCACATCTTTTAACTTCTTTGCAGCAAATTGTGAGCAGGAATTGCCCTCCTCAAATACCATGTGTATTGTCATTTGGAAGAATCGAAGGTCTTGGGGCAACAAACGTAATTCCTGATAAAGTTGATTTGCAAGGAACTTTTAGAACCATGGATGAATCATGGAGGGACAAGGCACATACGCTCATTAAAAATCATTCTATACAGTTGGTTGAAGCCATGGGAGGCAAAGTTGATGTTGAAATTAGGAGAGGATATCCATTTTTGGAAAACAATCCTGAGTTAACTAAAAAGGCCAGACAAAAAGCGACTGAAGTACTTGGGTCAGAAAATGTAACTGATCTTCCTTTGAGACTTACGGCAGAAGATTTCGCCTATTTTTCACAGGAAATACCAGCTACTTTTATTCGAATTGGTGTTCGAAATGAATCTAAGGGTATTATTCATCCGGTGCATAATGCCAAGTTTGACATTGATGAAACTGCTATGCAAACAGGTATCCAAACGCTACTGGCGCAGATTTTACTTTAA
- a CDS encoding sulfite exporter TauE/SafE family protein, with product MTLQTILMLSFIGLVAGAMSGFVGIGGGVIIVPALIYIMGMSQHEAQGTSLLLMLPPIGILAVMNYAKAGELNWKFGAIIAVTFVVGGYFGSKLSLKLSPALVKMIFGILMLYISVRMIYSGYKGGGLKKNDTTHSTTIETDT from the coding sequence ATGACATTACAAACCATTTTAATGCTTTCTTTTATTGGACTTGTGGCAGGCGCCATGAGTGGATTTGTTGGTATTGGTGGTGGTGTTATTATTGTACCGGCCTTGATTTATATTATGGGGATGTCTCAACATGAGGCGCAAGGAACTTCACTATTACTCATGCTTCCTCCTATTGGGATTTTGGCTGTAATGAACTACGCCAAAGCTGGTGAATTGAATTGGAAATTTGGAGCCATCATTGCTGTCACATTTGTTGTAGGAGGATACTTTGGATCTAAACTATCGCTTAAACTATCTCCTGCATTGGTGAAAATGATATTTGGTATCTTAATGCTGTACATTTCCGTACGAATGATATATTCTGGATATAAAGGAGGAGGATTAAAGAAAAATGATACAACTCATTCAACAACAATCGAAACAGATACTTGA
- a CDS encoding MBL fold metallo-hydrolase: MIKVHKLTFNPFQENTYILSDETNECVIIDPGCYDRSEQVYLKSYIEENGLKPVKLLNTHCHIDHVLGNYFVSKEWDLELGMHEADLVTLHNIPNYAELYGFGGYQISPDPTYYINEGDKVTFGNSTLEVLFGPGHAPGHIAFYSLEDDFIINGDILFQGSFGRTDLPGGNFQILKDTIVNKMFNLPESMTVFTGHGPETKIGYEKMTNPILHMNL, translated from the coding sequence ATGATTAAAGTTCACAAATTGACATTCAATCCTTTTCAAGAAAACACTTATATCCTAAGTGATGAAACTAATGAATGTGTGATTATTGATCCGGGATGTTATGATAGAAGTGAACAAGTGTATCTCAAATCTTATATTGAAGAAAATGGTTTAAAGCCTGTAAAGTTGCTCAATACTCATTGCCATATTGATCATGTTTTGGGTAACTATTTTGTGAGTAAGGAATGGGATTTAGAGTTAGGGATGCATGAAGCAGATTTGGTGACTTTACATAACATTCCAAATTATGCAGAATTATATGGTTTTGGAGGATATCAAATTTCTCCTGATCCAACCTATTACATAAATGAAGGCGATAAGGTAACATTTGGTAATTCAACTTTAGAAGTATTGTTTGGACCCGGGCATGCACCCGGACATATAGCATTTTATAGCTTAGAAGATGATTTCATTATCAATGGAGACATCCTGTTTCAGGGTTCATTTGGAAGAACAGATTTACCCGGAGGCAATTTCCAGATCTTAAAAGATACAATTGTAAATAAGATGTTTAATTTACCCGAATCTATGACTGTGTTCACAGGTCACGGACCTGAAACTAAAATTGGTTATGAGAAAATGACCAATCCTATTTTGCACATGAATCTTTAG